The sequence GTACTAATATTTTGAAGTTGGTCTGTTAATTCTTGTCTCTGCCCCTCTAACTCAGCTAGTTTATCCTTTAGAGCTTGATCTTGCGCACGCGCTTCTGAATAGGACTGCAGATTTGCTATGATAGAGTCCGTAACTAAAGATGTTAATAAAGATTTTGCATCTTGATGAAAGAAGCTAGACGTCAAACTGCTGCGTTCACCAGTAGTAGGATCCGCAGGATAGTAGTGATTGAACAGATTATTAACCTGATTATATTTTGCAATAATTTCACTAACCTTTGCAGCATAGGCTGCTTCTGCCTTGCGGTAATTTTCCTGATTGTTCAAAAAACTTTCCCAATCAAATCCCGCCGTTGTAATCTCCAAATTATTCACACGGACTCCAACAGTCCCCGTTACCACCTCAGTGCTTGTAACTGGCGCAGCAGTAGAGGTACTTGTTGATGGAGGGGTCACTGCATCTGTTGAGCTTGAATCCGTCGTTGAAGAATCGGATACTGGGGCAGTAACTACTGTTGTTGAGACAGTTGTCGAACTCTTTTCATATTGCAGGGTGACAAGCACAACATTGTCCTTTTGTAGCTCCACAACTTCACTTGGATTGGTATAAGTGGATCCATTTAGTTCCCATGATACCAGGTCAAACCCCGATGGGATATCTAAAGAAAGAGTTGCCTGAGTCGTTGGTGTTGGCACTGTAAAATCTGCGGCTGCTTGAAGATGAGGTTCTAATTCAGCGGCCAATCTCTGTAACTCTGTCAAATCATTAGATGGCGTAAATCCTTCTCCAAATAGGGCTTGTGCAAATGCTGTATCAAATTGAATCTTACCTGTAGCTTGCGAATCTAGCTTGTTTAAGTCAGAAGCCAGGTCTGCAGGGTTCAAACTTGGCAATCCTGCCAATTGATTCAATACCATCTGATCTAAGCTAGCTTTATAGGACGCTAGAGAAACGGGCAGGTCTGTGCTCTTACTCAAAAATGCTTCGAGGTCAATCGTTTCTAAATTCTCACCGTAGTAATTACTGAGGTGTGTCTCAGCAAAACTAGCAATGGCAGCCTCATGTTCTGCTAATTTTGTACTTTCCGCTTCAATGGCGACCTGTAAATCTGCAATAGCCTGATCTAGTTTTGCAACCAGACCTGTATAGCCACTTGCTGAACCGGTTTCATCTGTTGCAGCTGCCCCTAATTGACCCGAAAGTGCTTCTTGAGTCGTCTTGATGGCTGTAAACAGCTGCTCTGTTTCAGCATTGAGCACCGAGCTATTCATCTCTAACAGTGCAACTGTAAATTCTTCCTGGGATAATTTACCTTGATTTCGTTGCTCAATCAAACCAGCTAAATTATCTTTCAAGCCTGTTTGTGCTGTATTCAGACTATCATAGACTGTTACATTGCCAGAAAGTGCTTCTTTTAAGAGATTGTTAGCTGCCAATGTCGAATCTGCCGTTGTGACCAAATTAGGGAACAGTGTCTGAAAATCAACGGCTGTTTGATAAAGATTACTTCGAAAGACAGCGATATTGTTCACCTTTGTATCTGACAAGGTTTGAACATTTCGTTGCGCTTGGTAAAGGTTGCCAAGAATGCTAGCCATATACATATCAATCAATTGACTTTGCAGGTCAGCGATAATTCCTTTTGCCACCTTAACCGCTTCATTCTCAACTTGCAAGTTACCATTTGCATTGATTTTGTAGGTAATTGTCGCTTTATCCACATTGGTATTGTTGATATCCAAGATTTTTGTTGAAAAATCGCTTGGGATGGTCACCACCAATTGGTAAAGCCCTTCTTTTAATCCCTTATCAGCCGTACCACGACTGACAGTTGACCAGTTATGGGCAGTATTTTTTTCGATGTTTTTTGCATAACTAGCACCAAGATTATATTCCGTACCATTTAGGGTTACAGTATTATCTTCATTGACTAGGGCAACATCCAGCTTAATCGTTTGTTGCCCTGCTTCTTGCTCTTTCTTGGAAATACTCGTGTTGTTTTGAACGGCAATATTTAATCCAATGATAGATAGAAGCAAAAGTAAGACCAGCAAAGCATTTCTCCCATACTTCAAAATGCGCTGTTTATCCATTTTTCATATCTCCTTCATCTCGATAAAAAATAGGAAGGCTGGCGCCTTCCTAGCATTTGAACTTCGTCAACCCTTAGCCATTGATTTGCGCTGCAATGTCTGCATCTGTTTGCTCGATAATGTCAGCTACTTTATTCAATTGGGCATTGATATCTCGAAGCAACTCAGAAAATTCAACAATTTTTGGCTTAAGCGCTTCAAATTGAGCATCAAAACTGTCAAAAGCTGTACCTTCCCAGTTTTCACGAATAACAGATTGCTCATTTGACAAAGATGACAAAATAGCATCGATATTATCTGAACCTTCTGTATAGCGAATCGCTGAAGTACGGAGTTCGTCTGGTGTTAATTTAATGCGTGACATAGTGTTCCCCTTTTTTCTATTTATAGGTTCATTGTACATCAATCATAGGTGAAACACAATATATATGCTACTTTATTTATCTATTTTTTATGTGTATTTTGTCCGCTTTTTTCGATCTAGGTAGTGAATCTTTTGATTAGCCGCCAAAAAACAAAAAAAGCCGAAAACTCAGCTTTTTCTTTCTGCACGAATAAAGGTAAAGTAGGTCTGACCTACATCTATTTCAAGATCAGATTTGAAAGGTTATTCAAAAATATTTCCCAACTCTACATCAACTCGGTTTTCTTTAACGTTGATGTCTGTCACGGCTAGAAGGGATTTATAATTGGCTACGTTGCGGTCTCCTTTTTGGTTTTCAGCAAATACTGCTACACCGGCAAGGGTTGAGTCAAATTCGGACAGGAGGCTAATCATACCATTGATGGTACCTCCGTTTTTCAAGAAGTCATCCACAATCAGCACCCGGCTGCCTGCCTTCAGACTACGTTTGGATAAGAACATTTTCTCGATCCGGTCGCTTGAGCCAGATACGTAGTTGACAGAAACGGTTGAACCTTCTGTGATTTTCAAATCACGACGGACAATGACAAAGGGAACATTCAAAACATTGGCAACGGCATTGGCCAAAGGAACACCCTTGGTCGCAACCGTCATAACCGCATCAATTTTCTCATCCTTAAAGGCGTTGGCAATGATACGGCCAACGTTTTTCAAGGTTTGAGGTGTAGACAGCAAGTCAGATGAATAGATATAACCACCTGGAAGGATACGGTTACTTTCAGCCATCTGCTGGCGAAGGTCTTCTGCGATGGCGAGGGACTCTTCTCGTGAAATCGAAGGCGTGAAAATAACCCCACCACTAGCACCTGTAATGGTTTCAATCTGACCGATTGAGCTTTCCTCAAAGGCCTTTTTGATGATGGCAATATCTTCTGAAATAGAAGATTTTGCTGACTCATACTTTTCAGCAAAGGTATTCAAGCTAGTCAATTTGTAAGGATGATTGATTAGATAGTTTGAGATAACAACCATCCGTTCACTGCGTCTCAATTTCATTCGTCCTCTCCTTTTTAGGCTTTTTCCTATTATAACACAAGAAAAATAAAAAGCGAACCATTTTTAGTAAAACAGTTCACTTTTTTCGTTTTTTCTTTCATTTTCAGGCATACCAAGTTGGAACCAAGTGATTAAAGTCCGCATACCATTCTGTGATGGTGGCCGCCTGTTCCTGCATCAAGGGAACTTGGTCAGGATCGACTTGCTCTGCCCAAGAAAGAGCGCCTAGACTATTTACTGTTACATAAAGAGCCATGAGTCTCCAAAATTCCTCTGGAATAGCTCCGTCAAAATAGGCATCTACCTGACCACGCGCAAAGGCTGGAGACAAATCTGCCGTGAAAATCAAACGGTTGAATTCTTCCCAGGGATCTCCTATATCGTAGCGATCAAAGTCTAAGATTTTTAGCTTTCCATCTCTTCCCAGTAGAAAATTCCCTGTATGAAAATCACCATGATGGTAGGTAATTGGTCTCCCTTCAAGCAAGTGACGATTGGCCTGAACAAAGTCTATCATGGCTTGACCATTTGGATAGGAATGACTAGCTGCTTGGTAGGCCTTGATTTTACTGTCAATCTTAGCTTGATAAAAACTGTTCCAGTCCCGTTGACTTTGGTCAATCGGTAGGACATGCAAGGTTCGCAAAATCTGTCCAGCCTGACAACCCAAATCATACAAGACAGAATCAGACAGATCGGAAGCCACTTCATTCATGTCCTGACCTTCCACCCATTCATAAAGGGTGTAAACAGACAAGTCATCCGCCCAAAAACTTAGTGGCTCTGCCACAGGCAAGTCTTTCTCAAACAAGCTTTGAACCAATCGAAACTCTAATCGCTTAGCCTCATAGGCTGGCCGCTCTGCTATTCTCAACAGACCAAAGCGGCCATCTTCTAGCTGGACCTTGTACTTTTGGTCCGTGGACCAGCCTTTGGTGAGGGGTTGTCGAGACACTATCCTAACTACCATTAGTCGATATTGGGCTTATAGAAGGCGCGGTTATCCATGGCAAAGATACGGTTGGTCATCTCGCCTGGGCCGACCTTGTCCAAGGCCGATAGCATCATCATCATTTCCGCATCGATGTTGTCAATCATGTGGAGGATTTCCGCCTCCATAATCTGCGGACGGACAGGGCTACCATACTCCAAGAGGCCGTGGTGGCTGAGGATAACATGGCGCAGAACAGTCACTTCCTCCTTGCTATCGTCGATGCCCAATTCCACCAAAACCTTGGTAATCTCTTCATCAATCAAGGAAATGTGCCCAATCAGATTGCCACGGACAGTGTAGCCTGTGTTATCAGGTCCTGTCAGTTCAATCACCTTGGCTAGGTCATGCAGCATAATTCCTGCAAAGAGCAGGCTCTTATTGAGCTGGGGATAGATGTCACCAATTTTATCAGCCAAACGGACCATGGTCGCCGTATGGAAGGACAAACCTGAATAGAAGGCATGGTGATTGGTCTTGGCCGCTGGATAGGAATAAAATTCCTTGTCGTACTTGCTGTAAAGAGCACGGACAATCCGCTGCCATGTGGCATTTTCGATGCGGAAAATCATCTGGCTCAGATAGTCCTTAGTGTCTTTAACATCCACAGGTGGTTTTTCCTTAAAATCAGCGGGATCGCTCGGCTCCCCCAGCATAGGCAAACGCAGAACCAGTTGATTGACCTGAGGGGTGTTGTTGTAAACTTCACGGCGTCCCTGCATATGAACAACTGTCCCAGCAGTAAAATCCTTGATTTTCCCTGGCTGGGCATCCCAGACCTTGCCTTCAATCTCACCAGTATCATCCTGGAAGGTCAGGGCTAGGTAGTCTTTTCCAGCCCGTGTTTGTCGGACTTCTGCTGACTTGATTAGATAGAATCCTTCGAAGAATTCATCTTTTTTCATTTGGTTAATTTTCATTGTCTTCCTCATCTAGGGGTGGCAGACCAAGTAAACCCTTGGTTTGATCATCTTCGTACAGGTCAATGGTACGAAGACTACGCTCGATAGCGTTGGTGCGAGTGGTTAGGAGTTTGTCAATATTGCTGCTAGCCTGATTGAGTTGTTTCTGAGCCTTAAGCAAGAGGTCAGAAAACTTGCCAAATTCCAGCTTGACATTGCCCAAGACCTTAGAAATATCATCGGCTGACCGTTGAATGTTGAGGGTCTTAAAGCCGACGGAGAGGGAATTGAGCAGGGCAGAAAGTGTGGTCGGTCCTGCTACCACGATATTTTCCTGTCGGCGTAGGTCATCAAAGAAAATGGGATTGCGGACCACTTCTGAATACAGCCCTTCGGTTGGCAAGAACAACACGCCAAAGTTAGTCGTTTCAGGCGGATTAAGGTACTTGCTCTGAATGTCCTTGGCAAAGCGTTTAATAGCA is a genomic window of Streptococcus sp. 29896 containing:
- a CDS encoding aminoglycoside phosphotransferase family protein, whose product is MSRQPLTKGWSTDQKYKVQLEDGRFGLLRIAERPAYEAKRLEFRLVQSLFEKDLPVAEPLSFWADDLSVYTLYEWVEGQDMNEVASDLSDSVLYDLGCQAGQILRTLHVLPIDQSQRDWNSFYQAKIDSKIKAYQAASHSYPNGQAMIDFVQANRHLLEGRPITYHHGDFHTGNFLLGRDGKLKILDFDRYDIGDPWEEFNRLIFTADLSPAFARGQVDAYFDGAIPEEFWRLMALYVTVNSLGALSWAEQVDPDQVPLMQEQAATITEWYADFNHLVPTWYA
- the purR gene encoding pur operon repressor, translating into MKLRRSERMVVISNYLINHPYKLTSLNTFAEKYESAKSSISEDIAIIKKAFEESSIGQIETITGASGGVIFTPSISREESLAIAEDLRQQMAESNRILPGGYIYSSDLLSTPQTLKNVGRIIANAFKDEKIDAVMTVATKGVPLANAVANVLNVPFVIVRRDLKITEGSTVSVNYVSGSSDRIEKMFLSKRSLKAGSRVLIVDDFLKNGGTINGMISLLSEFDSTLAGVAVFAENQKGDRNVANYKSLLAVTDINVKENRVDVELGNIFE
- a CDS encoding WXG100 family type VII secretion target encodes the protein MSRIKLTPDELRTSAIRYTEGSDNIDAILSSLSNEQSVIRENWEGTAFDSFDAQFEALKPKIVEFSELLRDINAQLNKVADIIEQTDADIAAQING
- the esaA gene encoding type VII secretion protein EsaA, coding for MDKQRILKYGRNALLVLLLLLSIIGLNIAVQNNTSISKKEQEAGQQTIKLDVALVNEDNTVTLNGTEYNLGASYAKNIEKNTAHNWSTVSRGTADKGLKEGLYQLVVTIPSDFSTKILDINNTNVDKATITYKINANGNLQVENEAVKVAKGIIADLQSQLIDMYMASILGNLYQAQRNVQTLSDTKVNNIAVFRSNLYQTAVDFQTLFPNLVTTADSTLAANNLLKEALSGNVTVYDSLNTAQTGLKDNLAGLIEQRNQGKLSQEEFTVALLEMNSSVLNAETEQLFTAIKTTQEALSGQLGAAATDETGSASGYTGLVAKLDQAIADLQVAIEAESTKLAEHEAAIASFAETHLSNYYGENLETIDLEAFLSKSTDLPVSLASYKASLDQMVLNQLAGLPSLNPADLASDLNKLDSQATGKIQFDTAFAQALFGEGFTPSNDLTELQRLAAELEPHLQAAADFTVPTPTTQATLSLDIPSGFDLVSWELNGSTYTNPSEVVELQKDNVVLVTLQYEKSSTTVSTTVVTAPVSDSSTTDSSSTDAVTPPSTSTSTAAPVTSTEVVTGTVGVRVNNLEITTAGFDWESFLNNQENYRKAEAAYAAKVSEIIAKYNQVNNLFNHYYPADPTTGERSSLTSSFFHQDAKSLLTSLVTDSIIANLQSYSEARAQDQALKDKLAELEGQRQELTDQLQNISTTNSDLAQQIANQLAFLDDIKARAQAIAEGQEQQASLQGTHDTELAALATELDASLSITDEVKTLSTQNVEEATNVNTIFTTFTDDVQAAQESGNRLSSEATSLMERFESELAENGDFVKTFTSVLSNTYDNGVPNEVILDFLSAPLTESSSSVKATVNTYRPFTWILLLEMVALFAAYVFGTHRVIKAVKDKFKVSRLEDTDLVTVTVLSVLSLLVGGLIGVVSSQQLQIDSELIPTWVLMITLFSLLLAQGQYLLIKNAKGLGMGISFFMVISFIYLSNAIGTTASLTGLPATLKAINPLSVLENSLSGYFDGQAASLTVIATALVLGLGFAALNAFVDVEKFLNKKED
- a CDS encoding 3'-5' exoribonuclease YhaM family protein, coding for MKINQMKKDEFFEGFYLIKSAEVRQTRAGKDYLALTFQDDTGEIEGKVWDAQPGKIKDFTAGTVVHMQGRREVYNNTPQVNQLVLRLPMLGEPSDPADFKEKPPVDVKDTKDYLSQMIFRIENATWQRIVRALYSKYDKEFYSYPAAKTNHHAFYSGLSFHTATMVRLADKIGDIYPQLNKSLLFAGIMLHDLAKVIELTGPDNTGYTVRGNLIGHISLIDEEITKVLVELGIDDSKEEVTVLRHVILSHHGLLEYGSPVRPQIMEAEILHMIDNIDAEMMMMLSALDKVGPGEMTNRIFAMDNRAFYKPNID